In one Ornithinimicrobium pratense genomic region, the following are encoded:
- a CDS encoding magnesium chelatase subunit D family protein, protein MVTPSYPFTAIVGAPALSTALLVAAVSPEIGGVLVRGEKGTAKSTIVRALTRVLPAQEVVAGCRFGCDPAQPETCPDGPHGSAPPLTRPARLVELPVGATEDRVVGSLDLRRALGEGRADYQPGLLAEAHRGILYVDEVNLLHDHLVDVLLDAAAMGRNTVERDGISMSHPAKFTLVGTMNPEEGELRPQLLDRFGLTVEVRASRDPDERTEVVRRRLAFDADPSGFAARWADDEAALTARLAQARELAARVRLGDRALRAISGICAAFDVDGLRADIVTARAAVAHAALHEREEVTRADVRAAALLALPHRRRRSPFDEPGLDEEMLDRLLDEELPDDDGPDGPKNDPDDPGHGPGDDGGGGDHGQSGDHGPNAGAPDGTDQPPRDGGPDTSAAPPADSPGTPDGAASPDPGLPPQAPADDAGSDDGAGAPPRAAAPVGVAPAGRAYRARSLTAGGLGRGSAGRRSPALTTRGRTIGVHPAGRPAPGAPVHLPATLRAGALRLGRAGRATVAAEDVRYAVTRGKEANLVLLVVDASGSMAARRRMQEVKTAVLSLLMDAYQRRDRVGLVTFRGTGAELVVPPTSSVEVAAARLHEVGHGGRTPLAEGLVLAHRVVARERIRDRHQRALIVLVTDGRATVGRDAVARARQVADRWPGTHTVLIDCETGPVRLGLAADIARRMGAEHLPLEQVAAGSIVDIVTDRKAA, encoded by the coding sequence ATGGTCACCCCGTCCTACCCCTTCACCGCCATCGTCGGTGCCCCGGCGCTGTCCACCGCCCTGCTCGTGGCGGCGGTCTCCCCCGAGATTGGTGGCGTGCTGGTCCGTGGCGAGAAGGGCACCGCCAAGTCCACCATCGTGCGGGCCCTCACCCGGGTCCTGCCCGCCCAGGAGGTCGTCGCCGGCTGCCGCTTCGGCTGCGACCCCGCGCAGCCGGAGACCTGCCCCGACGGGCCCCACGGGTCGGCCCCGCCCCTCACCCGCCCGGCCCGACTGGTGGAGCTGCCGGTCGGCGCCACCGAGGACCGGGTCGTCGGGTCCCTGGACCTGCGCCGCGCGCTTGGCGAGGGACGCGCGGACTACCAGCCCGGGCTGCTGGCCGAGGCGCACCGCGGCATCCTCTACGTCGACGAGGTCAACCTCCTCCACGACCACCTCGTCGACGTCCTGCTGGACGCCGCGGCGATGGGGCGCAACACCGTCGAGCGTGACGGCATCTCGATGAGCCACCCGGCGAAGTTCACCCTCGTCGGCACGATGAACCCCGAGGAGGGAGAGCTGCGCCCGCAGTTGCTCGACCGCTTCGGGCTCACTGTCGAGGTCCGCGCCAGCCGCGACCCCGACGAGCGGACCGAGGTCGTCCGCCGCCGGCTCGCCTTCGACGCCGACCCCTCCGGCTTCGCGGCCCGGTGGGCCGACGACGAGGCGGCGCTCACCGCGAGGCTGGCGCAGGCCCGTGAGCTGGCTGCACGCGTCCGCCTCGGTGACCGCGCGCTGCGGGCGATCTCCGGCATCTGCGCCGCCTTCGACGTCGACGGCCTGCGGGCCGACATCGTCACCGCCCGCGCCGCCGTCGCTCACGCCGCCCTCCACGAGCGCGAGGAGGTCACCCGCGCCGACGTGCGCGCCGCCGCGCTCCTGGCGCTCCCCCACCGCCGGCGCCGGTCCCCCTTCGACGAGCCCGGCCTGGACGAGGAGATGCTTGACCGGCTGCTCGACGAGGAGCTGCCGGACGACGACGGGCCGGACGGGCCCAAGAACGACCCCGACGACCCGGGGCACGGTCCCGGCGATGACGGGGGCGGCGGGGACCACGGGCAGAGCGGGGACCACGGGCCGAACGCTGGTGCTCCGGACGGGACGGACCAGCCGCCCCGGGACGGCGGGCCGGACACGAGCGCCGCGCCGCCGGCCGACAGTCCCGGCACTCCCGACGGCGCAGCCTCCCCGGACCCCGGTCTTCCCCCGCAGGCACCGGCCGACGACGCCGGTAGCGACGACGGTGCAGGCGCCCCGCCCCGGGCCGCCGCGCCGGTCGGAGTCGCCCCGGCCGGTAGGGCATACCGGGCCCGCAGCCTCACAGCCGGGGGACTCGGGCGCGGGTCTGCCGGGCGGCGCAGCCCCGCGCTGACCACCCGGGGACGCACGATCGGGGTGCACCCGGCGGGCCGGCCCGCACCCGGTGCGCCGGTGCACCTGCCCGCCACGCTGCGGGCCGGTGCCCTGCGCCTCGGGCGCGCCGGCCGGGCGACCGTGGCGGCCGAGGACGTGCGCTACGCCGTGACGCGCGGCAAGGAGGCCAACCTCGTGCTGCTCGTCGTCGACGCCTCCGGCTCCATGGCGGCGCGACGGCGCATGCAGGAGGTCAAGACCGCGGTGCTCTCTCTGCTCATGGATGCCTACCAGCGGCGCGACCGCGTGGGGCTGGTGACCTTCCGCGGCACCGGCGCCGAGCTCGTCGTGCCCCCGACCTCCTCGGTCGAGGTCGCGGCCGCGCGCCTGCACGAGGTGGGGCATGGCGGGCGCACCCCGCTCGCCGAAGGGCTCGTCCTGGCGCACCGCGTCGTGGCCCGGGAGCGGATCCGCGACCGGCACCAGCGGGCCCTCATCGTGCTCGTCACCGACGGCCGCGCGACCGTCGGGCGGGACGCGGTCGCGCGGGCCCGGCAGGTCGCCGACCGCTGGCCCGGCACCCACACCGTCCTCATCGACTGCGAGACCGGGCCGGTGCGCCTCGGACTGGCCGCCGACATCGCGCGCCGGATGGGCGCCGAGCACCTGCCTCTGGAGCAGGTCGCCGCCGGCTCCATCGTCGACATCGTCACCGACCGAAAGGCCGCCTGA
- the cobO gene encoding cob(I)yrinic acid a,c-diamide adenosyltransferase, which yields MAQGQPPVNPGDGRTTRQRRHSPLLVVHAGEGKGKSTAAFGLALRGWNQGWSIGVFQFVKSAKWRIGEEAALMALDQVHRDTGQGGPVEWHKMGAGWSWSRKAGTEEDHAADAREGWAEVRRRLAAEQHALYVLDEFTYPLKWGWIDIEEVLETLRDRPGYQHVVITGRDPHPDLLAAADVATEMTKLAHPFDRGQKGQRGIEW from the coding sequence ATGGCACAGGGACAGCCCCCCGTCAACCCCGGCGACGGCCGCACCACGCGGCAGCGCCGGCACAGCCCACTGCTCGTCGTCCACGCCGGCGAGGGCAAGGGCAAGTCCACCGCCGCCTTCGGCCTGGCCCTGCGGGGGTGGAACCAGGGCTGGTCGATCGGGGTCTTCCAATTCGTCAAGTCCGCCAAGTGGCGCATCGGCGAGGAGGCGGCCCTGATGGCCCTCGACCAGGTGCACCGCGACACCGGCCAGGGCGGCCCGGTGGAGTGGCACAAGATGGGCGCCGGCTGGTCCTGGTCGCGCAAGGCGGGCACCGAGGAGGACCACGCCGCCGACGCCCGTGAGGGCTGGGCCGAGGTCCGGCGCCGGCTGGCCGCCGAGCAGCACGCGCTCTACGTGCTTGATGAGTTCACCTACCCGCTGAAGTGGGGGTGGATCGACATCGAGGAGGTGCTGGAGACCCTGCGGGACCGGCCGGGCTACCAGCACGTCGTCATCACCGGGCGCGACCCCCACCCGGACCTGCTCGCGGCCGCCGACGTCGCGACCGAGATGACGAAGCTCGCCCACCCCTTCGACCGGGGACAGAAGGGCCAGAGGGGCATCGAGTGGTAG
- a CDS encoding cobyrinate a,c-diamide synthase produces MVVAAPASGQGKTTVSVGLMAALTARGLTVAPGKVGPDYIDPGYHALATGRPGRNLDPWLVGAERVPGLLVHAARTPTVADLSVVEGVMGLFDGRNGTDGESSTAHVARLLGAPVVLVVDAGHASGTVAATVHGLRTFDPRVQVAGVVLNRTGSPGHAAEVTRWVEQLGLPVLGALPRDAAISAPSRHLGLVPAAERADAAAALERLAERTARHIDLDAVLDIARSAPPLDAEPWSPEAGSVAGRGGRRPVVAVAGGRAFTFRYAETEELLRAAGCDVVTLDPAVDRALPAGVAGLYLGGGFPEVHAAALSTNTGLLADLRDAVAAGLPTVAECAGLLYLTESVDGHPFAGVVPAAAAMAPRLTLGYAGARTATDSVLGPAGTTATGHEFHRTVTDPASGQQSGRRGAGAAWTSERGPSGFALDPAGTGRATVHAAYLHTHWAGHPHLARSFTQAVAEHDHAGLADRVLPPRPSPAPTGGAEAGVVQGGVAEALAPAATDGTDLTHHGDRETAPDLVDLAVNVRLPEPPAWLAEVVASTTRQLAAYPDPAPARAALARRHGVAEDLVLPTAGAAEAFTLLARAGLGARALVVHPQFTEPEAAVRRAGLDVERHLLDPGDGFRLHPQAVGQADLVLVGNPTNPTGVLHPARTLRDLHARTGGVLVVDEAFLDEVVDGERESLIAPSMPEVLVLRSLTKTWGLAGLRVGYVVGDPALVARLAAQQPPWSVSTPALAAMVATAAPSALAEAGRLALELEPWRRHLAAGLGALGVEVVPSEAPFLLARVGRGVREALRARGYAVRRGDTFPGLDATWARIAVRDPLTIDGLLRELRAVLADRAVTPARDLPQED; encoded by the coding sequence GTGGTGGTCGCCGCCCCGGCCTCGGGGCAGGGCAAGACGACCGTGTCGGTCGGGCTGATGGCGGCCCTCACCGCGCGCGGGCTCACCGTCGCCCCCGGCAAGGTCGGACCGGACTACATCGACCCTGGCTACCACGCGCTCGCCACCGGCCGCCCCGGACGCAACCTCGACCCGTGGCTCGTGGGTGCCGAGCGGGTGCCGGGGCTGCTGGTCCACGCAGCGCGCACGCCGACGGTCGCCGACCTCAGCGTGGTGGAGGGGGTCATGGGCCTCTTCGACGGGCGCAACGGGACCGACGGCGAGTCCTCCACAGCCCACGTCGCCCGGCTCCTGGGTGCACCGGTCGTGCTCGTCGTCGACGCGGGCCACGCCTCGGGGACGGTCGCTGCGACCGTCCACGGCCTGCGGACCTTCGACCCGCGCGTGCAGGTCGCCGGGGTCGTCCTCAACCGCACCGGCTCGCCGGGGCACGCGGCGGAGGTCACCCGCTGGGTCGAGCAGCTGGGCCTGCCCGTGCTCGGCGCGCTGCCACGTGACGCCGCCATCAGCGCCCCCTCCCGGCACCTGGGGCTCGTCCCCGCCGCCGAGCGCGCGGACGCCGCGGCCGCGCTGGAGCGGCTCGCGGAGCGGACGGCCCGTCACATCGACCTCGACGCCGTCCTCGACATCGCCCGTTCGGCTCCCCCGCTCGACGCCGAACCGTGGTCGCCGGAGGCCGGGTCGGTCGCCGGCCGGGGTGGTCGCCGCCCGGTCGTCGCCGTCGCCGGAGGTCGCGCCTTCACGTTCCGGTATGCCGAGACCGAGGAGCTCCTGCGCGCGGCGGGATGCGACGTCGTCACCCTCGACCCCGCCGTCGACCGGGCGCTGCCGGCCGGCGTCGCCGGGCTCTACCTCGGCGGCGGCTTCCCGGAGGTGCACGCCGCGGCGCTGTCGACCAACACCGGCCTGCTCGCCGACCTGCGCGACGCCGTAGCGGCCGGCCTGCCGACGGTCGCCGAATGCGCCGGCCTGCTCTACCTGACCGAGTCGGTCGACGGCCACCCGTTCGCCGGGGTCGTGCCGGCCGCGGCGGCGATGGCGCCGCGGCTCACGCTGGGCTACGCGGGCGCCCGCACCGCCACCGACTCCGTGCTCGGCCCGGCCGGCACGACCGCGACCGGCCATGAGTTCCACCGCACGGTCACCGACCCGGCGTCCGGCCAGCAGTCGGGCCGCCGTGGAGCGGGGGCCGCCTGGACGTCCGAGCGCGGACCGTCCGGCTTCGCCCTCGACCCCGCCGGCACCGGCCGGGCCACCGTGCACGCGGCCTACCTGCACACCCACTGGGCCGGGCACCCACATCTGGCGCGGAGCTTCACGCAGGCCGTCGCCGAGCACGACCACGCCGGACTCGCCGACCGTGTCCTCCCCCCGCGCCCCTCACCCGCCCCCACCGGAGGCGCGGAAGCCGGTGTCGTGCAGGGCGGTGTCGCGGAAGCCCTCGCCCCGGCGGCCACCGACGGCACCGACCTGACGCACCACGGCGACCGGGAGACCGCCCCCGACCTGGTTGACCTCGCCGTCAACGTCCGCCTGCCCGAGCCGCCCGCCTGGCTGGCCGAGGTCGTCGCCAGCACCACGCGGCAGCTCGCGGCATACCCGGACCCTGCCCCCGCCCGGGCCGCCCTCGCGCGCCGGCACGGCGTGGCGGAGGACCTGGTGCTGCCGACGGCGGGCGCCGCAGAGGCCTTCACGTTGCTCGCGCGGGCGGGTCTTGGAGCTCGGGCGCTCGTCGTGCACCCGCAGTTCACAGAGCCCGAGGCGGCCGTGCGCCGGGCGGGGCTGGACGTGGAGCGGCACCTGCTCGACCCCGGCGACGGCTTCCGGCTCCACCCCCAGGCCGTGGGACAGGCCGACCTGGTCCTCGTCGGCAACCCGACCAACCCCACGGGCGTGCTGCACCCCGCGCGAACCCTGCGCGACCTCCACGCCCGCACCGGCGGGGTGCTCGTCGTCGACGAGGCCTTCCTTGACGAGGTGGTCGACGGCGAGCGCGAGAGCCTGATCGCGCCCTCCATGCCGGAGGTGCTCGTCCTACGCAGCCTGACGAAGACCTGGGGCCTGGCGGGCCTGCGGGTCGGCTACGTCGTCGGGGACCCGGCCCTCGTCGCGCGACTCGCGGCGCAGCAGCCGCCGTGGTCAGTGAGCACCCCCGCACTGGCCGCCATGGTCGCCACCGCCGCGCCCTCCGCGCTGGCCGAGGCCGGGCGGCTGGCCCTGGAGCTCGAGCCGTGGCGGCGCCACCTCGCCGCCGGGCTCGGGGCGCTGGGCGTCGAGGTGGTGCCCTCCGAGGCGCCGTTCCTGCTCGCCCGCGTCGGCCGCGGCGTCCGGGAGGCCCTCCGGGCCCGGGGGTATGCCGTGCGCCGCGGCGACACCTTTCCCGGCCTGGACGCCACCTGGGCGCGCATCGCCGTGCGGGACCCCCTGACCATCGACGGCCTGCTGCGCGAGCTGCGTGCGGTGCTGGCCGACCGGGCGGTCACGCCCGCCCGCGACCTTCCGCAGGAGGACTAG
- the cobA gene encoding uroporphyrinogen-III C-methyltransferase, with amino-acid sequence MQTEPTAGWPLPGRPESALVTRPGPRASETVHALLDRGLRVTVATGSPDARLRDLAGRGLVALADPGATDLADFDVVIRDTAHLHGGDADAPGRCDAQPGRQRGEVLLVGGGPGPLGLLTLAGAEALRAADVVVYDRLAPLGALDLAPADAERVPVGKIPRGEFTPQEQINAILVDRARQGATVVRLKGGDSFVFGRGGEEWLACASAGIPVRVVPGVTSAVAVPGLAGVPVTHRAVTPGFVVVSGHVGPDDPRNQVDWAALAGAGLTIVVLMGVATLAAIAERLVVCGLPGDTPAAVVADGGLPSQRQVTAPLEQVAQAAQQAGLGAPAVAIIGPTVAALTPG; translated from the coding sequence GTGCAGACCGAGCCCACCGCGGGGTGGCCCCTACCCGGCCGACCCGAGTCGGCGCTGGTCACCCGACCCGGCCCCCGGGCCAGTGAGACGGTGCACGCACTGCTCGACCGCGGCCTGCGGGTCACCGTGGCCACCGGCTCCCCCGACGCGCGCCTGCGCGACCTGGCGGGGCGCGGCCTAGTGGCCCTGGCGGACCCCGGCGCCACAGACCTTGCGGACTTCGATGTCGTCATCCGGGACACCGCGCACCTGCACGGAGGCGACGCCGACGCACCTGGCCGGTGCGACGCCCAGCCTGGACGGCAGCGCGGCGAGGTGCTGCTCGTCGGCGGTGGGCCCGGTCCCCTCGGCCTGCTGACGCTCGCCGGCGCCGAGGCGCTGCGCGCCGCCGACGTCGTCGTCTACGACCGGCTGGCGCCCTTGGGCGCCCTCGACCTCGCCCCCGCCGACGCCGAGCGGGTGCCGGTCGGCAAGATCCCGCGCGGGGAGTTCACCCCGCAGGAGCAGATCAACGCGATCCTGGTGGACCGTGCCCGGCAGGGCGCCACGGTCGTGCGGCTCAAGGGCGGGGACAGCTTCGTCTTCGGCCGCGGGGGCGAGGAGTGGCTCGCGTGCGCGAGTGCCGGGATCCCCGTCCGGGTTGTCCCCGGGGTGACGTCGGCGGTCGCCGTGCCCGGCCTGGCGGGCGTGCCGGTGACCCACCGCGCGGTCACGCCGGGCTTCGTCGTCGTCTCTGGACACGTCGGTCCGGACGACCCCCGCAACCAAGTGGATTGGGCGGCCCTGGCCGGGGCCGGCCTGACGATCGTGGTGCTCATGGGCGTGGCGACGCTGGCCGCGATCGCGGAGCGGCTCGTCGTCTGCGGGCTGCCCGGCGACACGCCCGCCGCCGTCGTCGCCGACGGCGGCCTGCCCTCACAGCGACAGGTGACCGCGCCGCTGGAGCAGGTCGCCCAGGCCGCCCAGCAGGCGGGGCTCGGAGCACCGGCGGTGGCCATCATCGGCCCCACCGTCGCG